ATTTTACCtaatcacacatgcatggaatttacTGCTCCACATCACAcctgctccttccttcctttgtctcCTTTAGTCCATTTCATTTGAGTCTGACTTTTTCTAGTTGTGGATGCTATAGAATTAGTTcaggaatttgttttttattctagGACCTTTCTCCTTTTTAGTTCTCTAGCTCTGCTTTTACCTTCATTTTATGCTCCTTGCTGCTTTAGTTTTGCCTAatggtatttttatttccaacaattttaagttttaaagttgcTATTTCTTAAGGATTGatgaattatgtatttatttgcagTTTTTATATGATATACCAAGAAGCAAATCCAAAAGTAACAATGACATCACTACTCCAGGAGATCCCTGGTCATATGCTGGTGACTCTTGTAGAATTTATAAAATAGCTCTTTGCTGATTTAATTTTTCCAGCCCAGAAAAGAGGACTAAATATGCTCTCATATCAGCACCTGAAATGTTATTTCCTTTCCCCATCACAGAATTTGGCATGGttactatttttgaaaaagaccTTCTCAATTAATTCCAGGAAAATGGAATCTTGTTTTTATTACACTTTTATAAATTAATGGTAAGAATGAAAATCTTTTCAAACATTTAATACCTTTTTTACATTTCCTTTGATGAATCTATGACTCTTTCTACCTTTTTACAAGCAAGACATGAATCTTAATTTATAACTGAGACTCTAGTATTGAAATACATTCACTTTGACTAACcaaatagattatttttataatttgctaaactaaagcatttttttccttcagatgtTTTCAATATAAAGTTCTGATTAGTGAAGGGTTTTTTTGCttgtacaaataatttttaattaattaagaaTGTTCCTCTAATGTTAGATATTACTCATGCCCATGTAGATGTTTATTATTACGTTGTGTTTTCATTATGTAGCTGCTTCGGTCTCTTACTCCACATTGAAGGCTTGAAATTCATTGGGGAACATGGAGACTGCAgacaatattatatttttcaaatggcTAATAAGTAATTACACtcttatgaaaatttaaactgTTCCTCAAAAGTATGCATGGATAAGCAATGCACACTAACAGGATTAAAATTACATAGTTAATATCATACCATTTAATATTAGTTGAGCATCATATTATGTGACAAAACCAAAAAATTCCACATCTTACACAAAATCTTAACAAGGATCTGGAATTTCAAAGCaataaaatgaaaccaaataaaaagaataggtGTTAtcggggtggggttgtggctcagtgatagagtgctcgcctaacacACATGAGGaatttgaacctcagcaccatataaaaaagaaataaagatattgtgttcacctacaattaaaaaaataaatattaatataatttatataatataaattgatATTATTTAGTCAAAgtacatttttacaaaaattttgacaaaataaaaagaaagtacagaAAGATTATATGACAGCTCATCAActcaaaaaaaaacactttctgaTAATAATCACAATAGTGGATATGATAttggatgttgagagccacagccaaaggggccccagcaaacttctagctgccagcaaacttccagctgccggctgatgatccagctgccagcaaacttccagctgcccgctgatgattggctcacagtggccccagcaacatctagctgattggctcctctgcggtgatgttcattgggctgtttccctgcccttcagactgccagctgatgattggctcacagcggccccagcaacatctagctgattggctcctccatggagctgctcattgggggacttctttggctctgcccatgcaacccaggcaatcggcctcaagagcaggaggattgtgggaggttgagaggctggtgtgggggtgagaggcttgtggaagccggtggtggcagttgggctctgagggttttttccctgaggagctgttttgtttgtcgtttgtagttctaaaaataaagttagtttcttttgacaagtggctcctggattgtgcccagccagactgcaggcAATTGGGGATCATCATTTTAACAGCATTAAGCTTAAATACACTCAATATTATCAACAAGAAATGAATATGATCTGCATTTTTTTGCtggtgctgacaattgaacccagagccttttgTATGCAAGGAAGAATATCTCCAGCCCCTGATctacatttccttttaaaaatcagaaatatttgcTTAAAAGATGTTTGAAATACATGGAGGCAAGTTCTTGTTACTGATGTGAGAATCTGAATGTTACTATGatgtcatttttttccaaattattttaaaattttaaggaatCTCTGATAAAATTCTAACAGTATTTTACTTCCAATAGTACTGATTCTAAGAATCTacaagaataaactaaaacaagaaatagaaatctGATAGAAATAATGCTAGGTGACTTTCTCTATTGGACTTTTAAGTACCTCATGCAGATGGACAATTTTGTACAATACGAAACCGGCAGCCTGATGAATGGTCAGTTTAAGTCAATCATTTATATGCATGTGACAGAGGAAATAcctgaatgtttaaaaaatgacagaagtCATTTGCCGATTACCGTAAGAGAAGAAAGTATAgacttaaaattaacattaacAATCTCACATcataaagaaaaccagaaaactaAATGTCCAGAATGGGCAAGATTTGAAGAGCCATTTTGCCATAATGGaatattttcatatgattttttttaaaaatgtgcttaagACTCATGCCTACATTGAGAAACTCTAGGATTTCTATACTTATAAATTCCATGATTCTTGAATCTATATGGTTAAAGTGGAAATTAAAacgaaataaaattaagaataataataataacagaagatGTTGATATTTCTAGCAAAAAGACCACACATCCACAGGACAGGACATGAAGAAATCACAGAGAAGAAGCATAGTAACCGAGAGAGCTTTTACATGGCAGAGCAATCTGCCTGGAACTAGGAGATGCTCATTCCCATGAGCATGAGGCAGAACGCAGCAGAGCACCTGGGAAACGAGGATTGGATGGGGATGCAGGCAAGGTCTAGAGCCCTGGTTCCCAAGCAGGAGTGAGCCTCTGAATCCTGAAAGGGCTTCTCAAGACACAGAGGGAAGCTTCACACCTACAGCAGGAGGTTCAGGTTTCAGGTGAGGTGTGCATCAGAATGCACATTTCAGGTAGATTCCAGGTGTTGCCCAGGTGGTACTCCTGGGAACACCATTTGAGAAGCACTGACATAGAACCatgtcttgatttgtttttttggggggtgtacaAATGGTATCTGAAACTTGCCAGCCAAGAGGCCAaatgataagataaaataaataagttattgaGTTCGCAAAATTTCAATAAAAGAGCCTGAGGCATCCTGGGGGATCTCTATTTGAAATTCTTATTTGGGGGAGAGAGAACAGGGCGGGTGGAGAGAGGGTACCatggatggaatccaggggcacttaagcactgagctacatgcccaggccttctatttattttttattttaagacagaatctcattaaAATACTGAgcctggctttcaacttgcagtcttcctgcctcagcctccctagatgGAGTGAATTTGgagttccttctctccctcctcagaGTAAACACACCAGCACCATGGAAAGAGGAAACCAAACAGGAGCTGGAAACTTCATCCTCCTGGGATTCACAGATGACCCCGACCTGCAGTCCCTCCTCCTTGGCCTGCTTCTGTCTGGGTACGTGGTCACAGTCACAGgaaacctgctcatcatcctggctgtcatctcagactcccacctgcacacacccatgtacttcctcctctccaacctgtccctGGCTGACATTGgcttcacctccaccaccatccccaaGGCTCTCAGGAATATCCACACTCAGAGCAAAGGGATCACCTTTGCAGGTTGCATCTCACAGGTATATTTTTTCGTTTTATTTGGATGCCAAGACAATTTGCTCCTGgcagtgatggcctatgaccgctttgtggccatctgtcaccccctgCACTACATGGCCATCATGAGCCCACGGCTCTGTCTGCTCATGGCTCTGGGGTCCTGGATGGTCAGTGTCCTAGGCTCCCTCCCAGATAGCTTGACAATCTTGAGGCTGTCCTTTTGCACAAAAATAGAAATCCCTCACTTCTTCTGTGATCTTCCTGAAATCCTGAAGCTCACCTGCTCTGACATACTAATCAACAACATAGTGGTCTACTCAGCGGCCATTATTCTGGGTGTCTTCCCTCTCACTGGCATCCTCCTCTCCTACTCTCAGATTTTCTCCTCCATCCTGAGGATCTCATCAGACAGAGGCaagtacaaagccttctccacctgtgggtctcacctcctGGTGGTCTCCTTGTTCTATGGCAGTAGCCTTGGGGTCTACTTCAGTTCTGTAGCCACACTGTCATCCAGGATGAGTATGATGGCCTCAGTGGCATACACCatggtcacccccatgctgaacccttttatcTACAGTCTGAGGAACAGAGACATCAAggtggccctggggagagtcctCACCAAGATGGTGCTTCTCAGTAAAAGAGTGGATGCACGTCTCTCCTGAATCATAATGTCCATCATACTGGAGATCCTGGAGCCCCGCCCCCCCATGCAATATTCTGCCTATCTCTGCTTGGTGTATTTTAGGGCACCTCATTTTTGTCATCATCCTAAGGGTTTGTTCCTACTTAGGGACTGTTCCTATTGCAGCATTTTGGATCACCTATGCACTCACTATCTTACCAGTTTGAATTATGTTTGAATACAAATGggatttttaatttatgattacCTACACTGAGGTGtgagtatttgtatttttattgatacAAAATACTGGCATTTGTTGATGGAGCACCATGTTATATATCAATGCATGCATGCTACATGTAGTGATAAAATCAAAGTAATCAGTATTTCCATCTCCtggaatatttattaattattttcactGGGACACTTCATGCTCTTCTAGTTTTccaaaattatataatcaattgTTATGAACTATTATCCTCTACGTGGGACAAGGGCATGGAATACAgcatacatggcatatgttaagggcgccagagtggcaggccactcccctcatAGTAGGCATGTGAGCGGCAGACTGcttaccctgtaggcacagccTTGGGTGTGAGGCCATGTATTGCATTCCCTGTACTTACTCCACAACCTGTTCCTTGGCTGGTTGCTGTAAGGACAGTTAGCAAGAAATTGCAtgggtggctgcctgtaatctgcctGGCTACTTCCTGAgaatatatacatggtaactgggCAATAAAAtcgacctgcttcctgcttgatctccagaggtcttgaatagcaactccacagccacactctcctctaccctgttctgtggaccacCCTGCTGAacaagagagagcccatgcactcTACTTGCTGTAGAACTTTAGAAATCATTTCTCTTATAAAACTGTGCTTCACACCTTGTACCTAACCCCCTCCTCACCCTGCCTGATTTCCAGGGACCACTTTTGTACTCTCACCTACTGGAACATCAACTTCAT
This is a stretch of genomic DNA from Ictidomys tridecemlineatus isolate mIctTri1 chromosome 2, mIctTri1.hap1, whole genome shotgun sequence. It encodes these proteins:
- the LOC101954840 gene encoding olfactory receptor 7C2, yielding MERGNQTGAGNFILLGFTDDPDLQSLLLGLLLSGYVVTVTGNLLIILAVISDSHLHTPMYFLLSNLSLADIGFTSTTIPKALRNIHTQSKGITFAGCISQVYFFVLFGCQDNLLLAVMAYDRFVAICHPLHYMAIMSPRLCLLMALGSWMVSVLGSLPDSLTILRLSFCTKIEIPHFFCDLPEILKLTCSDILINNIVVYSAAIILGVFPLTGILLSYSQIFSSILRISSDRGKYKAFSTCGSHLLVVSLFYGSSLGVYFSSVATLSSRMSMMASVAYTMVTPMLNPFIYSLRNRDIKVALGRVLTKMVLLSKRVDARLS